TCATGCATTAGAACTCCTAGAGAAGTTAGATAAACTTGGCATCATAGATGTAGTTAACGGAGTACTTGATGATGAGGAGTACTTAGGGAAAATAATGGGAGCTATTGTAAACGACAAGACCCTTACCTTGATAAACAACTTTGATAAACTTACTGGGTTACTAGATTTTTTAATGGATGCCGAAACAATGGATAATGTTAAGTATGCCTTAAGTTTAGTAGGCAAACTTAAGGGTACTGGAATTATAGATCCAATAATAGGAATTTTACAAGACGAGGAATACATGAGCAAAATAATGGGAGCTATTGTAAACGACAAAGTACTTGAATTAATAGGACAATGGAATAATATTGTAGACCTTATAACTGACTTAACAGACGCTGAAACGCTTTCTGCAATAAAATCTACTGTTGGATTACTTAAGGACCTTAATAAGTCAGGGATAATAGATCCTATAAAAGGTATTCTACACGATGAGGAATACATGGGAAAAATAATGGGCGCATTAGTTAACGACTTTACACTGAACCTTATATCTAGTTGGAACCAGATAACTTCAGATTTATCTAAAATAGATATGACTAATTTCAAATATTATATACAATTAATAAACTCTATTGGAGAGGGATTGAAAGAAGGAAAAATGATGGACACTATAAATATAGTAAAAGATATTGCAAAAGAACAATCAACAGTAAATTTACTAACTGCAGTAGGAAATGCATTAAAATCTGAGAAAGTAAAACCGATTGGATTAGGAGGACTACTCTCGAGTTTAAGAGATCCAGAAGTTCAGAAAGGCTTAGGAGTAGTTATAGAGATCTTAAAGAATATAGGATCTTACTACAAGTCATGAATTAAATAATCTAAGATTTTA
This genomic interval from Acidianus sp. HS-5 contains the following:
- a CDS encoding DUF1641 domain-containing protein → MIETADVELTALDEILTPEKLLSVNHALELLEKLDKLGIIDVVNGVLDDEEYLGKIMGAIVNDKTLTLINNFDKLTGLLDFLMDAETMDNVKYALSLVGKLKGTGIIDPIIGILQDEEYMSKIMGAIVNDKVLELIGQWNNIVDLITDLTDAETLSAIKSTVGLLKDLNKSGIIDPIKGILHDEEYMGKIMGALVNDFTLNLISSWNQITSDLSKIDMTNFKYYIQLINSIGEGLKEGKMMDTINIVKDIAKEQSTVNLLTAVGNALKSEKVKPIGLGGLLSSLRDPEVQKGLGVVIEILKNIGSYYKS